From a region of the Dickeya poaceiphila genome:
- a CDS encoding methyl-accepting chemotaxis protein has protein sequence MNILRHITVRRMLLIILTLFTVIWGMASIFTLGSFSSMINLLNDNMAQKKSYSTLVKGNDQYFRSVTRMLRVVDYLQIGDTENAQKTLSAADSALKNSKEALEQFKRSEHIGVDKEIVQQMGEAWGRLLQSGVEPMLTALKNGQMDDFRQLFRKQYPPLSVDFGGIADKYATAIQSDDAIISASKHLSLNKELLLAALILGIIVLFLSDRYLVNYLVKPLGQIKRHLELLTSGKLGVELDEFGRNCAGQLIPYIRAMQSNLRNTVQTIHDSSSVIYSGSSEIRQGNDELSRRTDQQAAALQETAASMEELTSTVKNNADNVRQARQISEEAQKMARQGGDITDSVVTTMQSISDSSRKIADITSVINGIAFQTNILALNAAVEAARAGEQGRGFAVVAGEVRSLAQRSAQAAKEIETLIGESVNRVDTGSALVREAGSAMEVIISSVSRVHDLMGEISAASDEQSRGIDQIGQAVTEMDGVTQQNATLVQEAALAAATLDEQAQSLAAAVAAFDLGTTSAALHAPRTAAPALKRPVLKAAALPDRSSNGDWETF, from the coding sequence ATGAATATTTTAAGACACATTACCGTCAGACGAATGCTGTTAATTATTCTGACATTGTTTACCGTTATTTGGGGAATGGCATCCATCTTCACGCTGGGTTCATTCAGCAGCATGATTAATTTGCTGAATGACAATATGGCACAAAAGAAAAGTTACTCTACGCTGGTCAAAGGCAATGATCAGTATTTTCGGTCAGTGACCCGGATGTTGCGAGTGGTAGATTACTTGCAGATTGGCGATACCGAGAATGCACAGAAAACACTGAGTGCAGCCGACAGTGCCTTGAAGAATAGCAAAGAGGCGCTGGAGCAGTTTAAACGCAGTGAGCACATCGGGGTAGATAAAGAGATCGTTCAGCAGATGGGCGAGGCTTGGGGGCGGTTGCTGCAAAGCGGCGTGGAACCCATGCTGACAGCGCTTAAGAACGGTCAGATGGATGATTTCCGTCAACTGTTTCGCAAACAATATCCGCCGTTGAGCGTAGATTTCGGTGGTATCGCGGATAAATATGCCACGGCGATTCAATCTGACGATGCCATCATTTCGGCCTCAAAACACCTCTCCCTCAACAAGGAACTGCTGCTGGCTGCGTTGATTCTGGGCATCATCGTACTGTTCCTCAGTGATCGTTATCTGGTGAATTATCTGGTGAAACCGCTTGGTCAGATTAAACGTCACCTTGAATTGCTGACCAGCGGTAAGTTAGGTGTCGAACTGGATGAGTTTGGTCGTAACTGCGCCGGTCAGTTGATCCCTTATATCCGTGCGATGCAGAGTAACCTGCGTAATACCGTACAGACTATCCATGACAGTTCGTCAGTCATTTACAGCGGCAGTAGCGAAATCCGGCAGGGTAATGACGAACTGTCGCGCCGTACCGACCAGCAGGCGGCTGCATTGCAGGAAACCGCCGCCAGTATGGAAGAGCTGACCTCGACGGTAAAAAACAATGCGGACAACGTGCGTCAGGCGCGGCAGATTTCGGAAGAAGCGCAGAAGATGGCCCGGCAGGGGGGCGACATCACCGACAGCGTGGTGACCACCATGCAGAGTATTTCCGACAGCTCACGCAAGATTGCGGACATCACCAGCGTGATTAACGGCATTGCCTTTCAGACCAATATTCTGGCGCTGAATGCGGCGGTGGAAGCGGCGCGGGCCGGCGAGCAGGGACGTGGTTTTGCGGTGGTTGCCGGAGAAGTGAGAAGCCTGGCACAACGCAGCGCGCAGGCGGCGAAAGAGATTGAGACGCTGATCGGCGAATCGGTCAACCGGGTAGATACCGGTTCTGCACTGGTACGTGAAGCGGGCAGCGCCATGGAAGTGATCATCTCCTCAGTATCGCGGGTGCATGATTTGATGGGGGAAATTTCGGCGGCCTCTGACGAGCAAAGCCGGGGGATTGACCAAATCGGCCAGGCGGTGACGGAAATGGACGGCGTGACGCAGCAGAACGCGACGCTGGTGCAGGAAGCCGCATTGGCGGCAGCAACGCTGGATGAACAGGCACAGAGCCTGGCGGCGGCGGTGGCGGCGTTCGATCTGGGAACAACGTCGGCGGCGTTACACGCACCGCGTACTGCGGCTCCGGCGTTAAAACGTCCGGTACTGAAAGCGGCTGCTCTGCCGGACCGCTCATCGAATGGTGACTGGGAAACCTTTTAA
- a CDS encoding methyl-accepting chemotaxis protein produces the protein MSFLRNISIRMMMLFIMGFFVVLWGGASGYSLLSLKQVTLLLSDNSVQGKTYSYLTYGNDQYFRSVTRMARVMDYLQFNDTENAKKTLDMALTAINNSKGALDKFKAAPQIGIDRKLTDEMVASWSTLLSTAIDPMYAALQKNDLEAFRSVFRKVYPPASWAFGDVAQKYTAAVTNSDFLGTVNTYNNWTRNVLILALIISVFIFLISERYLTTYLVNPITAIQGHLGKLIAGRLDQHLDEFGRNCAGRIIPDIKQLQFSLKDTVSLIRDTAEAIYQGATEIRQGNNDLSGRTEQQASALQETAASMEQLSSTVQHNAENVHQATKLAQEASDAAIQGGKITNNVVETMDSITASSNKIADITSVINGIAFQTNILALNAAVEAARAGEQGRGFAVVAGEVRSLAQRSAQAAKEIEGLIAESVSRVDMGSSQVKQAGEAMQTIINAVSHVSNLIGEIASASDEQSRGISQIGQAVNEMDGVTQQNATLVQQAMAAIASLEEQARQLTQAVEVFHLGNEHHSATGNMSMALKRSSSKGTTPALPPANKTSGQGNWEQF, from the coding sequence ATGTCTTTTTTAAGAAATATCAGTATAAGAATGATGATGTTATTTATTATGGGTTTTTTCGTGGTGCTATGGGGAGGAGCGTCTGGATACAGCTTATTGTCATTAAAACAAGTTACTCTGCTGCTAAGCGATAACTCGGTTCAAGGTAAAACCTACAGTTATCTCACCTATGGTAATGACCAATATTTTCGCTCTGTCACCCGAATGGCGCGGGTGATGGATTATTTGCAGTTTAACGATACTGAGAATGCCAAAAAGACACTGGATATGGCGCTGACGGCCATAAATAATAGCAAGGGTGCATTGGATAAATTTAAAGCGGCGCCACAGATAGGTATTGATCGAAAACTCACCGACGAGATGGTGGCAAGCTGGTCAACACTGCTTTCGACTGCGATTGACCCCATGTATGCAGCGCTACAGAAAAATGATCTGGAGGCTTTTCGCAGCGTGTTTCGTAAAGTCTATCCGCCAGCCAGTTGGGCATTTGGTGATGTTGCCCAAAAATATACGGCAGCAGTCACGAATTCTGATTTTCTGGGAACGGTTAATACATACAACAATTGGACCCGAAATGTCTTAATTCTGGCATTGATTATCAGTGTGTTTATTTTCCTTATTAGCGAACGCTACCTGACTACGTACCTGGTGAATCCTATCACAGCGATCCAGGGGCATCTTGGAAAACTGATCGCCGGTCGTTTGGATCAGCATCTGGATGAGTTCGGTCGCAACTGTGCTGGACGTATTATTCCTGATATCAAACAGTTGCAGTTTAGCCTGAAAGATACCGTCTCGCTGATTCGGGATACCGCTGAGGCGATTTATCAGGGGGCGACCGAAATCCGGCAAGGTAATAACGATCTGTCAGGTCGTACCGAGCAGCAAGCGTCTGCGTTGCAGGAAACCGCTGCCAGCATGGAACAACTCAGTTCTACTGTGCAGCACAATGCGGAAAACGTGCATCAGGCAACCAAACTGGCACAGGAGGCATCTGACGCAGCCATACAAGGCGGGAAAATCACCAATAATGTGGTGGAGACCATGGACAGCATTACCGCCAGTTCCAATAAGATTGCCGATATTACATCGGTAATTAACGGTATTGCCTTTCAGACCAATATTCTGGCATTGAACGCCGCCGTGGAAGCCGCCCGCGCTGGTGAGCAAGGCCGTGGATTCGCGGTGGTGGCAGGGGAAGTGCGTAGTCTGGCACAGCGTAGCGCACAGGCGGCGAAAGAGATCGAGGGGTTGATTGCCGAATCGGTATCAAGGGTGGATATGGGGTCATCGCAGGTCAAGCAGGCTGGGGAAGCGATGCAGACGATTATCAATGCAGTATCGCACGTCAGTAATTTGATCGGTGAGATTGCTTCGGCATCGGATGAACAGAGCAGAGGGATTTCGCAAATCGGTCAGGCCGTTAATGAAATGGACGGTGTGACCCAGCAGAATGCGACATTAGTGCAACAGGCGATGGCGGCGATTGCCTCGCTGGAAGAGCAGGCGCGACAACTGACGCAAGCAGTGGAAGTGTTCCATCTTGGCAATGAGCACCACTCTGCGACGGGAAACATGAGCATGGCACTAAAGCGCTCATCGTCCAAGGGAACAACGCCTGCCTTACCACCAGCAAATAAAACCAGTGGACAAGGTAACTGGGAGCAATTCTGA
- the yeiB gene encoding DUF418 domain-containing protein YeiB translates to MLDFARGLAMLGILLMNIVSFGLPHAAYLNPAWQGPPSTANAWTWALMDMVAQGKFLTLFALLFGAGLQLLLKRGKRWIHARLFWLMICGLLHSLFLWDGDILLDYGLIGLVCYGMLRHADSTRMLLRTGVVLYLMGLAMLVVLSQVLSQDGGNFWQPGPAEVTYEAWWLTQGGAEAWRNRLSLLNESLLSLGIQYGWLLAGSMLLGAALMRSGWLKGQFSQRHYRRVALWLLPLALLINGLGIMAQWQLQWDYRWCGLLLQIPREVGAPLQAIAYLALCYGFWPVLANWRLTRWIVNVGRMALSSYLLQTLICTTLFNRFGWFMQLERWQLLLVVPPVWLCNLLAARIWLGIFRQGPVEWLWRWLTAQVAGPVSAQSANEP, encoded by the coding sequence ATGCTGGACTTCGCTCGTGGGTTGGCGATGCTTGGCATCCTGTTGATGAACATTGTTTCGTTCGGCTTGCCACATGCTGCGTACCTCAACCCGGCGTGGCAAGGGCCGCCATCTACCGCTAATGCCTGGACATGGGCGCTGATGGATATGGTGGCGCAGGGGAAATTTCTTACGTTGTTTGCACTGCTGTTTGGCGCCGGACTGCAACTGCTGCTAAAACGCGGCAAGCGCTGGATTCATGCCCGGTTATTCTGGTTGATGATATGTGGCCTGCTGCACAGTCTCTTTCTGTGGGACGGCGACATTCTGCTGGACTATGGACTGATAGGGCTGGTGTGTTATGGCATGTTGCGTCATGCCGACAGCACTCGCATGTTGCTGCGTACCGGCGTCGTGTTGTACCTGATGGGTCTGGCGATGCTGGTGGTGTTGAGTCAGGTGTTGAGCCAGGACGGCGGGAATTTCTGGCAACCGGGACCAGCCGAGGTGACCTATGAAGCCTGGTGGCTGACTCAGGGGGGGGCTGAAGCCTGGCGTAACCGCCTGTCACTACTGAATGAAAGTCTGCTGTCATTAGGCATTCAGTATGGCTGGCTGCTGGCCGGGTCGATGCTGTTGGGTGCAGCACTGATGCGCAGTGGTTGGTTGAAGGGGCAGTTTAGTCAGCGCCATTACCGCCGTGTTGCACTGTGGTTGTTGCCGCTGGCGTTGCTGATTAACGGGTTGGGTATCATGGCTCAGTGGCAACTGCAGTGGGACTATCGTTGGTGCGGTTTATTGCTGCAAATTCCGCGAGAAGTGGGGGCACCGCTGCAGGCGATTGCGTATCTGGCGTTGTGTTATGGATTCTGGCCGGTACTGGCGAACTGGCGGCTGACCCGCTGGATAGTGAATGTCGGGCGTATGGCGTTAAGCAGCTATCTGCTACAAACCCTGATTTGCACTACGCTGTTTAATCGTTTTGGCTGGTTCATGCAGTTGGAACGCTGGCAGCTATTGCTGGTGGTGCCACCGGTGTGGCTGTGCAATTTGCTGGCAGCGCGTATCTGGCTGGGTATTTTCCGACAAGGGCCAGTAGAGTGGTTATGGCGTTGGCTGACGGCACAGGTAGCGGGGCCGGTTTCAGCGCAGTCCGCAAATGAGCCGTGA
- the rimO gene encoding 30S ribosomal protein S12 methylthiotransferase RimO, whose translation MTVNTFDPSQTTTLSAPQKALSDQSAGTSQDQSRKIGFVSLGCPKNLVDSERILTELRTEGYEVVPSYNDADLVIVNTCGFIDSAVQESLEAIGEALNENGKVIVTGCLGAKENHIREVHPKVLEITGPHSYEQVLNHVHHYVPKPEHNPFTSLIPAQGVKLTPRHYAYLKISEGCDHRCTFCIIPSMRGDLDSRPIGSVLDEAKRLAEAGVKELLVISQDTSAYGADVKHRTGFWNGQPVKTSMVSLCEQLSTLGLWVRLHYVYPYPHVDDIIPLMAAGKVLPYLDIPLQHASPKILKLMKRPGAVERTLERIKRWREICPDLTLRSTFIVGFPGETEDDFQMLLDFLQEAQLDRVGCFRYSPVEGAAANELPDQVPEDVKEARYHRFMQVQQQISSQRLQAKIGRELNVLIDEVDEEGAIGRSMADAPEIDGAVYLNGEKRVKVGDLVTVKIEHADEYDLWGSLV comes from the coding sequence ATGACTGTTAACACCTTCGATCCATCACAGACCACCACACTGTCGGCACCGCAAAAAGCGCTGAGCGATCAATCCGCGGGTACCAGCCAGGATCAGTCCCGCAAGATTGGCTTTGTCAGTCTCGGTTGTCCGAAAAACCTGGTGGACTCGGAGCGCATCCTGACTGAACTGCGTACCGAAGGGTATGAGGTTGTACCAAGCTACAATGACGCCGATCTGGTGATCGTCAATACTTGTGGCTTCATCGATAGCGCAGTACAGGAGTCACTGGAAGCTATTGGCGAAGCGCTCAACGAAAACGGTAAAGTCATTGTGACCGGTTGCCTGGGTGCAAAAGAGAATCACATCCGCGAAGTGCATCCAAAAGTGCTGGAAATCACTGGTCCGCACAGCTATGAGCAGGTTCTTAACCACGTGCATCATTATGTCCCGAAGCCGGAACATAATCCGTTTACCAGCTTAATCCCGGCGCAAGGCGTAAAGCTGACGCCACGTCACTACGCCTACCTGAAAATTTCTGAAGGCTGCGATCACCGCTGTACTTTCTGTATCATTCCATCGATGCGCGGCGATTTAGACAGCCGTCCCATCGGCTCTGTACTGGATGAAGCCAAACGACTGGCAGAAGCGGGAGTGAAGGAGCTGCTGGTCATTTCTCAGGATACCTCTGCCTACGGCGCCGATGTCAAACACCGCACCGGGTTCTGGAACGGTCAGCCGGTGAAAACCAGTATGGTCAGCCTGTGCGAACAATTGTCAACGCTGGGGTTGTGGGTGCGCCTGCACTATGTTTACCCCTATCCGCATGTGGATGACATTATCCCGCTGATGGCGGCTGGCAAGGTGCTACCGTATCTGGATATTCCGTTGCAACACGCCAGCCCGAAAATCCTCAAGCTAATGAAACGCCCCGGCGCGGTGGAACGTACTCTGGAGCGCATTAAGCGCTGGCGCGAGATATGTCCTGACCTCACCCTACGTTCAACGTTTATTGTCGGCTTCCCCGGCGAAACCGAAGACGATTTCCAGATGCTGTTGGATTTCCTGCAAGAAGCGCAGTTGGATCGCGTAGGTTGTTTCCGTTACAGCCCGGTTGAGGGCGCTGCGGCAAACGAACTACCGGATCAGGTGCCGGAAGACGTGAAAGAAGCACGTTACCATCGTTTCATGCAGGTACAACAACAGATTTCCAGTCAGCGTCTGCAGGCTAAAATCGGGCGAGAACTGAACGTGCTGATCGATGAAGTGGATGAAGAAGGAGCCATCGGTCGCAGCATGGCGGATGCACCGGAGATCGATGGCGCGGTCTATCTGAACGGTGAAAAACGGGTCAAGGTTGGCGATCTGGTTACCGTGAAGATTGAACACGCCGATGAATACGACTTATGGGGCAGCCTGGTCTGA
- a CDS encoding phage head-binding domain-containing protein, giving the protein MADSLIPNIVVSMPSQYFSLAHSFKANANGKIYIGAIDTDPTIPANQIQVYVENEDGSHVPVAQPIVINAGGYPVYNEQIAKFVTVQGHSMAIYDAYNEQQFYFPNVLKYEPDQLRIDLSSSAGTYLIGKGDQTLDEYLEFNKREFDNSWRRYVGHITTMQKEGTYSGEVHYNPVSDDGKTIGNYTFESPVIIDFSSTSDYVVPSSGVIFKLGVNGLTQIANFSQDNYRLKNFTAIGGTPEIATFEPFTGLTAVIENVRIINNGEPSKYAINFKGQNWWPTVSNSIFKDYTDKKGNFCKAIDDGGESSIRRSGNSRLLFTGNKVWFGGSELGGSMLTASAVFNIIRDNACEHAENAVVLQYPSAFSCIDGLYAECFFGGGKQILIGDKDAEPPMSTMPMYGIKIKNIYFNNHSQQSNRLIAAGNNTVAIIDLVIDDVTITNPNVNAPVIEVNDVPGQSIYVGNISSGGMPLINKTNNAVKVIDVNGNFIKSLNGNLASGGPDSFTVKNGRMNVFGNYFINSNGTFSVSRYASGDQYQKNRESKNYAAMTVTAGTSCGFEWQNPRYTDISGRTATVQFLAKSSTTVSVIVLVKCKYQGGVITLAASAETINGGDFQEFTIPFYASRTDNDDAVLSVELRIDASSTVDVYVCAYRLNRGDTGLCRAATDFTRGEIDALLPQYVFI; this is encoded by the coding sequence ATGGCGGATTCACTTATCCCTAATATCGTTGTATCAATGCCTTCTCAATATTTCTCTCTTGCCCATTCGTTCAAGGCTAATGCCAACGGTAAGATTTACATTGGAGCCATTGATACCGATCCAACCATCCCAGCCAATCAGATTCAGGTCTATGTCGAAAACGAGGATGGCAGCCACGTACCAGTAGCACAGCCAATCGTTATTAATGCTGGCGGCTATCCGGTATACAACGAGCAAATTGCCAAGTTCGTTACCGTTCAAGGTCATTCGATGGCGATTTACGATGCCTACAATGAGCAGCAATTTTATTTCCCTAACGTTCTGAAGTATGAACCGGATCAATTAAGAATCGACCTGTCTTCCAGCGCTGGGACCTACCTTATAGGAAAGGGTGATCAGACATTAGATGAATATCTAGAATTTAATAAACGCGAGTTCGATAACTCATGGAGACGTTATGTAGGTCACATAACAACTATGCAAAAAGAAGGCACATATTCTGGGGAAGTTCATTATAATCCGGTTAGTGATGATGGGAAAACCATTGGCAACTATACGTTTGAATCTCCGGTTATTATAGATTTTTCATCAACATCTGATTATGTTGTCCCTTCATCAGGAGTGATATTTAAACTCGGTGTAAATGGACTTACACAAATTGCTAATTTTTCACAGGACAACTATCGGTTAAAAAACTTCACAGCGATTGGCGGAACTCCGGAAATTGCAACATTTGAGCCATTCACTGGATTAACCGCCGTGATAGAAAATGTGCGCATCATAAATAATGGAGAGCCATCAAAATATGCAATTAATTTCAAAGGGCAAAATTGGTGGCCCACCGTATCGAACAGCATATTTAAAGACTACACAGATAAAAAAGGAAATTTCTGTAAAGCGATAGATGACGGTGGGGAATCATCAATACGACGCAGTGGAAATAGCAGGTTGCTTTTTACTGGAAATAAGGTTTGGTTTGGTGGATCAGAGCTTGGTGGAAGTATGTTAACCGCAAGCGCTGTATTCAATATTATCAGAGATAACGCTTGTGAACATGCTGAAAACGCTGTTGTTTTACAATATCCGTCCGCATTTAGCTGTATAGACGGCCTATATGCTGAGTGTTTTTTTGGAGGTGGAAAGCAAATACTTATCGGAGATAAAGATGCAGAGCCACCTATGTCAACAATGCCAATGTATGGCATAAAAATAAAAAATATCTATTTCAATAATCATTCACAACAGTCGAATCGGCTGATCGCTGCCGGAAATAACACGGTAGCGATTATTGATCTCGTAATTGACGACGTTACCATTACAAACCCTAATGTCAATGCGCCAGTTATTGAAGTTAACGATGTTCCTGGTCAGTCAATTTATGTCGGTAATATATCGTCAGGCGGAATGCCGTTAATAAACAAAACCAATAATGCTGTTAAGGTAATTGATGTTAATGGGAATTTCATAAAATCGCTGAACGGAAATCTAGCATCTGGAGGGCCTGATTCATTTACTGTTAAAAACGGAAGGATGAATGTATTTGGCAACTATTTCATTAATTCAAATGGAACGTTTAGCGTATCAAGATATGCATCGGGCGATCAGTATCAAAAAAATAGAGAGTCTAAAAACTATGCTGCAATGACAGTAACCGCAGGCACATCATGCGGATTTGAGTGGCAAAACCCGCGTTATACAGATATCTCTGGCAGAACAGCAACCGTACAATTCTTAGCTAAATCTAGTACCACGGTTTCTGTGATCGTCTTGGTAAAATGTAAGTATCAGGGAGGAGTAATTACGTTAGCGGCGTCAGCAGAAACAATTAATGGAGGGGATTTTCAAGAATTCACAATTCCATTCTACGCGTCTCGCACAGATAATGACGATGCCGTGCTTTCAGTTGAATTGCGCATAGATGCATCATCTACAGTAGATGTTTATGTCTGCGCATACAGGCTAAATAGAGGCGACACGGGATTGTGTAGAGCGGCAACTGATTTTACGAGAGGCGAAATAGATGCGCTGCTACCGCAATACGTGTTTATATAG
- the sanA gene encoding outer membrane permeability protein SanA has translation MWKRLIFGLFATVLVMACSAFLLDRCISWRTAPYIYEDVQDLPPRQVGVVLGTAKYYRTGVINQYYLFRIQGAINAYNSGKISYLLLSGDNAQQSYNEPMTMRRDLIAAGVPPTSIVLDYAGFRTLDSIVRTRRVFDTNDFTIITQRFHCERALFIALHKGIQAQCFAVPSPKDIWQVRLREFGARLGTLFDLYILKREPRFLGPQVPIPSEYKISDDEPSYPAVPPEFMNEQDSRVEPPLRQKSSTSSSR, from the coding sequence ATGTGGAAACGACTGATATTTGGCCTTTTTGCCACAGTTCTGGTGATGGCCTGCAGCGCATTTCTGCTTGACCGCTGTATTAGTTGGCGAACCGCGCCTTATATCTACGAGGATGTGCAAGACTTGCCGCCGCGTCAGGTCGGGGTGGTGCTGGGTACAGCCAAGTATTACCGTACTGGTGTTATCAACCAGTATTACCTGTTCCGTATTCAGGGTGCGATCAATGCTTATAACAGCGGAAAAATCAGTTATTTGCTGCTAAGCGGCGACAATGCGCAGCAGAGCTATAACGAGCCGATGACCATGCGGCGCGACCTGATCGCTGCCGGAGTTCCTCCCACCAGTATCGTGCTGGATTACGCCGGCTTTCGTACTCTGGACTCCATCGTGCGAACCCGCAGGGTATTCGATACCAACGATTTCACTATTATTACCCAGCGGTTTCATTGCGAACGCGCGTTGTTTATCGCCCTGCACAAGGGCATTCAGGCGCAGTGTTTCGCAGTGCCTTCACCCAAGGATATCTGGCAGGTACGGTTGCGGGAATTTGGCGCCCGGCTGGGCACCCTGTTCGATCTTTATATCCTCAAGCGTGAGCCTCGTTTCCTGGGACCACAGGTACCCATTCCATCTGAATATAAAATTTCGGATGATGAACCTAGCTATCCAGCGGTACCGCCAGAATTCATGAACGAGCAGGATTCACGCGTAGAGCCGCCGTTACGGCAGAAATCATCCACGTCGTCTTCCCGTTAA
- the folE gene encoding GTP cyclohydrolase I FolE, with protein MSAVLTKEAALVHEALLARGLETPLRGKMLESETRKRLIAEHMTEIMNLLNLDLEDDSLAETPHRIAKMYVEEIFSGLDYANFPKITIIENKMKVDEMVTVRDITLTSTCEHHFVTIDGKATVAYIPKDGVIGLSKINRIVQFFSQRPQVQERLTQQILVALQTLLGTNNVAVSIDAVHYCVKARGIRDATSATTTTSLGGLFKSSQNTRQEFLRAVRHHHN; from the coding sequence ATGTCGGCTGTATTAACAAAAGAAGCAGCTCTGGTTCACGAAGCATTGTTGGCGCGTGGCCTGGAAACCCCACTGCGCGGCAAAATGCTGGAGAGTGAAACCCGTAAGCGCCTCATCGCTGAGCACATGACGGAAATCATGAACCTGCTGAACCTCGATCTGGAAGACGATAGTCTGGCAGAAACGCCTCACCGCATTGCTAAAATGTATGTGGAAGAGATTTTTTCCGGTCTGGATTACGCCAACTTCCCGAAGATCACTATCATCGAAAATAAGATGAAAGTAGACGAAATGGTGACGGTGCGCGACATTACGCTGACCAGCACCTGCGAACACCATTTTGTGACTATCGATGGTAAGGCGACGGTGGCCTACATCCCGAAAGATGGCGTGATTGGGTTATCTAAAATCAACCGCATCGTGCAATTTTTCTCTCAGCGCCCACAGGTGCAGGAGCGGCTGACTCAGCAAATTCTGGTTGCATTGCAGACGTTGCTTGGCACCAACAACGTGGCAGTATCGATTGACGCGGTGCACTATTGTGTTAAGGCACGCGGTATTCGTGATGCCACCAGTGCTACTACCACCACCTCGCTGGGCGGTTTGTTCAAATCCAGCCAGAATACCCGTCAGGAATTTCTGCGCGCGGTGCGTCATCACCACAACTGA